AATTTTTGTTGGAGCGCAGCAAATTTATAAGCACTCCCGGGTTGAGCAAGAAAAATAACACGATCCTAACCTTGTGGCTCACCAAAGCGGCAATTAATTTTTCAAACTGATTGACACTTTTGGTTACAAACATGGGCGTGCTGATAAGGATAAAGTCATGTGTTGTGGCATTTTTTTCTTCTTCAAGGAGCTTTTCTCCTGAGACTCCCATCAACTTTATAGCCATCCCGCGGATATCTTTTACGTTATCTGGTTGTGGATCTGAATTCTGATTGGAGAAACGTATCCAAGCTTTGTAGCTACAGGGCTGCTTGAAGACCCCTATTTTTAGGTTTACTGGTATATTTTCTTCCACGATGAACTCCGCTTTTACCAAGCCATGCTGCTTTGGATGAGCGTCTCGCTGCATCCTTGCCGGGGGAGGATAATCTCGGGTCATCTTTGCTTGAAGCATTTGCTCTAAGCTAGCGGTATCCTGTCGTTCATTCTCGGGAATGTGCTCCAAATCCTTAGTCATGAAGTGGGCCTTTCTGATTCTAAGTTCTGTAGTTTTTCCAATCTGTTTTTCAGTCTTAATAATCCAAATTCAATCTTTGAGAAGTTCATCGTCTTGAAGATGAGATACTGCAGGCTTAATAAGGATGATTGTCCAGAGTACTTAACTTTATCTCTTGCGATCGATCGGGGATGAATAGTAAACTTATCATAAGTCTAGATCGGGAAGTTTAATTCAAAAACTATTGCCAACTTCTTCACAAAAACAAAAGTTTATTAACCACAAGAACCTCAACTACTTTTTCGTCAAGCACTGAAGGCTTCTTTAAAAGAGAGTAACTGAATCACAAACCCATAAGCCAGCTCTTGAAACAATTGGTATTAATCTGCAATCATTGCAAAACAAAGGCGAGCTGGTAGGGGTGGGTGGCTTCTTCCGGAGATGAAAATTAGGTTGGAGGTGTGCCTCCATGCTCGGATTGCCTCAAGGACCCCGCGGACTCCGCTCACCTCCAAGAAAAATGTCGCGGTAATCGAAGACATCCTCTATCGCAACTCTCTCTCTCAGGTTATCTCCAGACCCTCAGAGGGATCGAGCAGACCGCGAGCGCCTAAGCCCAGCAAGCTGTCCTGAACGAAGCTGGGAATTTTTTTCTCGCGGCAACTACGCAGATTGCCGCCAGCTCCCCCCGACAGGTGAAAAGCATCCTTGGGTCCTTAATTCTCCTCAACGAGCAAGCCTAGCGCATGCCACTCGAGCCTCTCAGCCAACTTAGCTTGCTGCTCTAGCGCTAATGACAGAGCGTAAGTGCCAATTTTCCCTCCCAGCACGTAGCGGCGGATATCGTATGGCTCGCTGGCATACCCGTCGGCGCTAAAACTTAACACCTTGTTTCATTACCAGTAGTTTCCGGCGCAACCTGAAAAAGCATTATTTGCGCATAACCAATTTCGAGTATCTGCAAAATGAGGAGGTATGTGCCATCGGATAGTGGGTCAGTGGAGTCAACGGTGAACCAGATTGAACGGCGGCTGAAAATTTCAGGGGCAAAATGGGAGACTGGCAATGTGCCGCAAGTGCTGGCACATTGATGCGCCTACCTCGACAAACTGCTTCGAATTCTCTCTGTAGAAGGTTACGGGCACCCTGCGGCATGTCCGTCCGCGTAACATTGCGATCGCCTTCAGAAGGGAAACTTATTAGGGCTGGAGTAACTACCGGCTCGAACGCCTCACGGTAAAGTGTTGGCAAAACGAACCCACTCGCAACGCTAAGGATTTAATTTGAGGGCAGAGATTGCAGGCATGTCTGTTTTACATTGCTTATTTACATCGCTTAGTGAGGCAGCTGCGAGCTTGCTAGCTTGCGAGAGCAAGACCATGGGAGCAAGATTGTGAGTAGCCCCGAGCGCCTTCGAGTTTTGCTCATTATCGAGCAGTGCAATCCTGATTGGGCTTCCGTTCCGCTGGAAGGATATAACTACTACTGCGGGATCGCCCGACATGCCGACGTCCACCTCGTTACGCACGGGCGAAATGCTCCTGCCCTTAGTCGTACGACCGATACACAAATCACCTATATCTATGAAGGTGTACTTAGCAAGCGGTACTACAAACTAGTTGACGGCTTGACCGCGCGCGGCCGCGTGAACTGGCCGTTGCGCAATGCCCTTGCCTACCCAATATACGAA
The sequence above is a segment of the Rubidibacter lacunae KORDI 51-2 genome. Coding sequences within it:
- a CDS encoding catalase family protein encodes the protein MTKDLEHIPENERQDTASLEQMLQAKMTRDYPPPARMQRDAHPKQHGLVKAEFIVEENIPVNLKIGVFKQPCSYKAWIRFSNQNSDPQPDNVKDIRGMAIKLMGVSGEKLLEEEKNATTHDFILISTPMFVTKSVNQFEKLIAALVSHKVRIVLFFLLNPGVLINLLRSNKNYPNPLAARYWSSTPYQYGDRIVKYSAKPNDSDFGEIPDSPDENYLRSALSTYLSKKGTSFDFMVQLRNDSKSMPIEDSSKRWSETESPFIKVATIKIHRQKIDSPEQFAYGNTLSFNPWHALPEHRPLGGINRARKVIYESISKFRHEKNNIKRHEPVDFSPFEE